In Mytilus galloprovincialis chromosome 1, xbMytGall1.hap1.1, whole genome shotgun sequence, the following are encoded in one genomic region:
- the LOC143044939 gene encoding toll-like receptor 4, which produces MELVVIVVHTLFLLLCTCHQDDFEINTINKKPKCSFRIKKLTVDCTGKNLTRIPNFRKSTKTLILANNQIQDIPNGIFSSHGALEVLDLSHNNLTNLRSYSFKGLANLLRLNLNSNKLGKKNKTLSKNCFKYLPKLRHLSLKGNTFTKFPDISSIRSLQILNATVSFINGMTFYQQSSSLENLAYLDLSGPSSCKPKSLNKHTFSALPSLLYLDVSNIDLGSIMKETFSQMKYLQYLDISYNTRLGFVGVENVTHDLPNTSIRVFKFQKIVPTFSMNQMLMIDQMKPLNGTKIREIYADSNRIQLVEIGAISYLPNTIEKISIGENWLSYGSYIFELQKLSTKIINASFLAWSHDPREEDTGWCVSGENSMEIDKTFNGCMSDHGTQVSGITKHLSPLKLDYFKTINLPKNLKELYYTSCKLQFEIPKLNFSKNVLEKVDFSSNIFYSLKGPLVNLKNLIYLDLSNNFCSNISTVFFSGTPNIKTLKLQNNLLGFILPKDKGGEIFNHLVHLETIDLSENKISTIPRLLFRSQVNIQNIHLASNLIERLHFQIEHMVNLSFIDLSNNAIMFLKTEETDELDKAAERSGNLTTDLSGNPIQCTCNNINFIKWIASTKIRLKNLKSYSCLLNNQTKTTLKHRNALLKMLEKECSTYLGLILATVSLVVLFIIVVISGLMYRYRWKLRYLYFMTKFKFNRRPNLLDLSYDYDAFVSYAEEDQHFVHETFLTNIEEGAELRVCLHKRDFLVGNEIAANITDAIHRSRKTICIITNHFLNSYWCMFEFNMARMESIYSRDGENIVYLIFLEKIPSKTLPLVLLELVQSQSYVEFPNDEYGDTLFWENLKKVMSD; this is translated from the coding sequence ATGGAACTAGTTGTCATCGTAGTACATACTTTATTCCTTTTATTATGTACTTGTCACCAAGATGATTTCGAAATCAACACCATAAATAAAAAACCCAAATGTAGTTTCCgcataaaaaaattaacggtCGACTGCACAGGGAAAAATCTGACAAGAATTCCGAACTTCAGAAAATCTACAAAAACGCTTATTCTAGCGAATAATCAAATACAGGATATACCAAATGGAATCTTCTCATCACATGGAGCTTTAGAAGTTTTAGATTTATCGCATAATAATCTGACAAATTTGAGATCTTATTCATTTAAAGGACTGGCAAACTTACTGCGCTTAAATTTAAACAGCAACAAGCTcggtaaaaaaaataagacattatcaaaaaactgttttaaatatcttccaaaattACGACATCTATCCTTAAAAGGAAACACTTTTACAAAGTTTCCTGATATATCTTCAATTCGATCACTGCAGATTTTGAATGCTACCGTAAGCTTTATCAACGGAATGACCTTCTACCAGCAATCTTCATCACTTGAAAATCTAGCCTACTTAGACTTATCTGGTCCGTCGTCGTGTAAACCAAAATCATTGAACAAGCATACATTTAGTGCTCTCCCGAGTTTGCTTTATTTAGATGTATCAAATATTGATTTGGGTAGTATCATGAAAGAGACGTTTTcacaaatgaaatatttgcagTATTTGGACATATCTTATAACACAAGACTGGGATTTGTGGGAGTTGAAAATGTTACACACGATTTACCAAATACATCCATACGAGTTTTCAAATTTCAGAAGATAGTTCCAACATTTTCTATGAATCAGATGCTAATGATAGATCAGATGAAGCCTCTTAATGGAACCAAAATAAGAGAGATTTATGCGGATAGTAATCGTATTCAGCTGGTTGAAATAGGAGCAATCAGCTATTTACCAAACACTATAGAGAAAATTTCCATTGGTGAAAACTGGCTATCTTATGGATCTTACATTTTTGAACTGCAAAAACTctctacaaaaataataaatgctTCATTTCTTGCCTGGTCACATGACCCTAGAGAGGAAGACACGGGATGGTGTGTATCTGGAGAAAATTCAATGGAAATCGACAAAACCTTTAATGGATGTATGTCAGATCACGGAACACAAGTCTCAGGAATTACGAAACACTTATCCCCTTTGAAGCTCGATTACTTCAAAACCATCAATCTCCCTAAAAATCTAAAAGAATTATATTACACCAGCTGTAAATTACAATTTGAGATTCCAAAACTAAATTTCAGTAAGAATGTTTTGGAAAAAGTAGATTTTTCTTcgaacatattttattcattgaaaggtcctttggtaaatttaaaaaacttaaTTTACCTTGATTTATCAAAcaatttttgttctaatattTCTACAgtatttttctcaggaactcCAAATATTAAGACGCTTAAACTTCAAAATAATCTATTAGGATTTATTTTGCCAAAAGACAAAGGAGGtgaaatatttaatcatttaGTACATTTAGAAACCATTGATTTATCGGAAAACAAAATTTCGACCATACCCCGTTTACTCTTTAGATCGCAGGTCAATATACAGAATATTCATTTAGCAAGTAATTTGATTGAAAGATTACATTTCCAAATTGAGCATATGGTTAATCTCTCTTTTATAGACCTTTCAAACAATGCTATAATGTTTCTCAAAACTGAAGAAACAGACGAACTTGACAAAGCGGCAGAAAGAAGCGGCAATCTTACAACAGATTTAAGCGGGAATCCAATCCAATGCACATGcaacaatataaattttatcaaatggaTAGCGTCAACTAAGATTCGTCTGAAAAACTTAAAATCGTATTCCTGTCTCCTTAATAACCAAACAAAAACCACACTCAAACACCGAAACGCGCTTTTAAAAATGCTTGAAAAAGAATGTTCCACGTATCTTGGTTTGATATTGGCTACTGTGTCTTTAGTGGTCCTGTTTATCATCGTTGTAATAAGTGGACTTATGTACAGATATCGGTGGAAGCTGAGATACCTGTATTTcatgacaaaatttaaattcaataGAAGACCGAATTTACTCGACCTTTCCTACGACTATGACGCCTTTGTTTCCTATGCCGAAGAAGATCAGCATTTTGTACATGAAACATTTCTAACCAATATTGAAGAAGGAGCAGAACTTCGAGTGTGTCTCCATAAGCGTGATTTTCTTGTTGGAAACGAAATTGCTGCCAACATTACTGATGCCATACACAGAAGTCGCAAGACAATATGCATAATCACtaatcattttttaaattcatattggTGCATGTTTGAATTCAACATGGCGCGAATGGAGAGTATTTACTCTCGAGACGGAGAGAAcattgtgtatttaattttcctGGAAAAAATTCCCTCAAAGACTCTACCTCTGGTTTTATTGGAACTCGTACAGTCACAATCGTACGTAGAGTTTCCGAATGATGAATATGGCGACACTCTCTTCTGGGAGAATTTGAAGAAAGTAATGTCGGATTAA